A stretch of the Salvelinus alpinus unplaced genomic scaffold, SLU_Salpinus.1 scaffold_63, whole genome shotgun sequence genome encodes the following:
- the LOC139567182 gene encoding zinc finger protein ZFP2-like, whose product MKDEEGEITVTLEEEEEEKPGELISTSKYRERRDYRGSSGEPQQHHNADEAEKSLSRSEHLKKHQQRPTGKNSHCCSDCGKRFNSSVKLKTHQRIHTGEKSYGCDQCGKSFTLLQTLKSHQRTHTGEKPYSCDQCGKSFTTSSNLTIHQRTHTGEKPYSCDQCGKSFNTSSYLTIHQRTHTGEKPYGCDQCGKRFILLQTLKSHQRIHSGEKPFGCYQCGTSFSQLSILIVHQRGHTGEKPFSCDQCGKGFTTSSCLTIHQRTHTGEKPYGCDQCGKSFTQLSNLVVHKRTHTGEKPYSCDQCGKGFTTSSCLTIHQRIHTGEKRYGCDHCGKSFIGLQSLKSHQRIHTGEKSYSCDQCGKGFTTSSCLTKHQRTHTGEKSFGCDQ is encoded by the exons ATGAAGGATGAAgagggggagattactgtcacattagaggaggaagaagaagagaagcCTGGAGAACTGATTAgcaccagtaaataca gagagagacgggactatcgtggatcctctggggagcctcaacaacatcataATGCTGATGAGGCAGAGaaaagtctctccagatcagaacacctcaagaaacaccagcagagacccacagggaagaattctcactgctgctctgactgtgggaaaagatTCAACTCTTCAGTAAAACTTAAAACACATCAAagaattcacacaggagagaaatcttacggctgtgatcaatgtgggaagagttttactctgcTACAAACCCTGAAATCACACCagcgaacacacacaggagagaaaccttatagctgtgatcaatgtgggaagagttttactacatctagcaatctcactatacaccagagaacacacacaggagagaaaccatatagctgtgatcaatgtgggaagagttttaatacatctagctatctaactatacaccagagaacacacacaggagagaaaccttacggctgtgatcaatgtgggaagagatttatTCTGCTACAAACCCTgaaatcacaccagagaatacactctggagagaaaccttttggCTGTTATCAATGTGGGACGAGTTTTTCTCAGCTAAGCATCCTGATAGTACACCAGCGcggacacacaggagagaaaccttttagctgtgatcaatgtgggaagggttttactacatctagctgtctaactatacaccagagaacacacactggagagaaaccttatggctgtgatcaatgtgggaagagttttactcagctaagcaaCCTGGTAGtacacaagagaacacacacaggagagaaaccttatagctgtgatcaatgtgggaagggttttactacatctagctgtctaactatacaccagagaatacacacaggagagaaacgttATGGCTGTGAtcactgtgggaagagttttattgGGCTACAATCCCTgaaatcacaccagagaatacacacgggagagaaatcttatagctgtgatcaatgtgggaagggttttactacatctagctgtCTAActaaacaccagagaacacacacgggAGAGAAATCTTTTGGCTGTGATCAATGA